CAGTCGGTTCACGAAGCCAATGCCAACCCGAATGATTTTACCTACAGCGGGCGGCGAGCGAGAAGCCAGCGCCTCAAAGGTGATGCGCAGCTCTGCAAAAGCAGTGCGTGGGTACGGATTGCGACGTGAACTGTAGCGCATGACCAAATAGTGGTAGTAGATTATTGGTGTCATAAGACCAGCATGGCTcctattgaattgaataaaatgttaCCGATTAAAACGCAGAGTTCAGAAACGAATACTaataacatacataaaggtCAATACAATGGCATAAGGCATAATGAAGATTTCGCAGAAAGCGGTGGCCTTTAGGATGTTTGCCGCCTGGAATTCCACAATCGAAATGATGAAACGTGCACCCCACCAAGAGTTTTGACCAATCAACTAAATAAGTAATTAATACGTTAATGTTATCTTTATATATCTCACTGGCCTATTATACTTACGTCCAACAATTTGAGCGAATAGCTGGAGGCATGTAGCACTGAGTAAAGCATGACGGGGATCAGCACTAGAAGCGTGGGCCGAACGCTGAAGAAGATCAACGAGTACATCATGTAATGGCATGAATCCTCAGCAAACAAACGTGCCAAAAACTCGCGACTAAAGGAAAAAGCCGGTACTCGCTGATGCAAACGCAGTGCAGAGATGGCCGCATTGGCCAGCAGCACCTTGCTAAACGAGCTCTGTTGTGAGctaattataaaaaatcaaatattagaaataaacattttatcaAGCAAATAATTGTCTTGAATTGgatatgaaatatttacataaatatggGCAACACATAGCTAATGGTAAAGAAGATGACGAGCAGGCGAAGTGCCCACAGTGCCGAATCGATGCGATTAGTTTGGAAATGCTGAAGAAGCTTCGCTGGTGCAttctgtggctgctgttgatgctgctggtcctgttgctgttgtgatgAGCTATTTGATTGCCCCTGGCCCTGATCCTGTGAAGCAGAATCGTTCTGGGCGCTGTCAAAGCGGGTTGCTTGCTCAGGTATCGTACTCATGGCTCTTGTGATTTAATGATGCCAAATCTAAAAGTATGTGATAAACGCGTAAACATTAGAAGATGACAAGCTTCTGATTATTTATAGATCACTTATAATTTTCGTGAAGATCTAAATCAATTAGTTTTACAAGCGcgtaaaatttctttaaatctCTTAGCATATGCGAGTTTGAgaagtatgtacatactttTTTACTTAACATTtagattaatatttttacgAGTTTGTAGCTACTACTGAAATGTATTCTTCTTGTCGGGTCttagatgaaaaaaaaaaatggtaatGGAAATATAAACACAGGGAATAACTGGCTAATTTAAAAGCGAAACCAGTTGAATGGAAAGTTACATATAAATCTAGTTAATTTTGTGGTCTAAAAGATAATCTTCAATGttgcatgtacatacatacatgtatgtagcAATGGTAGTTTGCAAGTTTTGTCGTGCATGAAGTAACTTGagagaataataaaaactaacaaGACGAGCAAGTTCTCggatttcaaaatttaatttaagatttcaCCTCAACACAACACTTTGAAAGCTAGTTTTATTGCATGCATCTTTACTTCAATTTAAAGGGGTCAAACTACCAGCAAGAAATGCTGTTAATGaagaaaagcaattaaattgtttgaagGTAAAGgtaaatatgtataagcatatgtacatatacatatgttaataaaCAGacttaaataattcataactCAGTTATGCCAAGAGAGCTATTGACTTTATATAGcgtcaaaacaaatttaacggTTTAACGaacaaattctaaataaaatttccaaattaaattttagcttAGTTTCATACATAAAAAAGTTCTGACAACATACCCGATTTTCATAAGTTAACGACTGCTTACTCTAATAACAGCCAGATGCGTGTTGCTCAACTAATTACCAAACAGGTGACA
This window of the Drosophila albomicans strain 15112-1751.03 chromosome 2L, ASM965048v2, whole genome shotgun sequence genome carries:
- the LOC117564397 gene encoding Krueppel homolog 2 gives rise to the protein MSTIPEQATRFDSAQNDSASQDQGQGQSNSSSQQQQDQQHQQQPQNAPAKLLQHFQTNRIDSALWALRLLVIFFTISYVLPIFISQQSSFSKVLLANAAISALRLHQRVPAFSFSREFLARLFAEDSCHYMMYSLIFFSVRPTLLVLIPVMLYSVLHASSYSLKLLDLIGQNSWWGARFIISIVEFQAANILKATAFCEIFIMPYAIVLTFMSHAGLMTPIIYYHYLVMRYSSRRNPYPRTAFAELRITFEALASRSPPAVGKIIRVGIGFVNRLAPQPPPAPSQ